The Candidatus Zixiibacteriota bacterium genome window below encodes:
- the panC gene encoding pantoate--beta-alanine ligase has product MIIIRSIRQMQKHCRFLAAKGKSLALVPTMGFLHDGHLALIRRARKQSDRVITSIFVNPTQFAADEDFSRYPRDEKSDLAKIKGAGGDIVFIPKAKDIYHENFQTFVDVQKLTRTLEGKARPGHFLGVATIVAKLFNITRPDVAIFGMKDFQQVVVLKQMTADLNYPIRFVVAPTVREKDGLAMSSRNSYFSPQQRQDAVCLYRALLRAKALVAENVLDPDILRAEMELVIKSICPTAEIDYIAFTDLETLEPLNPIRKNCVCSLAVRLYNVRLIDNMKLL; this is encoded by the coding sequence ATGATAATAATCCGCTCGATTCGCCAGATGCAAAAGCACTGCCGCTTCCTTGCCGCTAAAGGGAAAAGCCTGGCGCTGGTGCCGACAATGGGATTTTTGCATGACGGGCATCTCGCACTCATCAGGCGAGCCAGAAAACAGTCCGACCGGGTCATAACCAGCATTTTTGTCAATCCGACCCAGTTCGCCGCCGATGAAGATTTCTCGCGCTATCCCCGAGATGAAAAATCTGACCTCGCCAAAATCAAAGGCGCCGGCGGCGATATCGTTTTTATTCCGAAGGCGAAAGATATCTACCACGAAAATTTTCAAACCTTTGTCGACGTTCAAAAGCTGACCAGGACATTAGAAGGAAAGGCCCGGCCCGGTCACTTTCTGGGGGTTGCCACAATCGTCGCCAAGCTTTTCAACATAACGCGCCCTGATGTCGCCATATTCGGCATGAAAGACTTTCAGCAGGTCGTGGTGCTGAAACAGATGACCGCTGACCTGAATTATCCGATAAGATTTGTTGTCGCCCCGACCGTGCGCGAGAAAGATGGTCTGGCTATGTCATCCCGCAACAGTTACTTCTCGCCGCAGCAGCGTCAAGATGCAGTCTGTCTATATCGGGCATTGCTGCGGGCAAAGGCGCTGGTTGCAGAGAATGTATTAGACCCTGATATCCTCCGCGCCGAGATGGAACTGGTCATCAAGTCTATCTGCCCCACGGCCGAAATCGACTACATTGCCTTCACAGATCTCGAAACGCTGGAGCCGCTAAACCCGATTCGAAAAAACTGCGTTTGCTCGCTGGCGGTGCGGCTCTATAACGTTCGTCTTATCGACAATATGAAACTGTTGTAA